In Scheffersomyces stipitis CBS 6054 chromosome 7, complete sequence, the DNA window TTTGTTCATATGATAAAATAAGCACAATATTGGATTTAAAGGAAAAGTATCCAATAGAACTTGAAAGTATAATCTCAATTGTTTCTATGGACCCATTCTCAACTATCAACAATAGTCTTCTTGCGAAGGCTAGTAGGTTGAAAGTTGAAATCAGCGATCTTGgtcaaattgaagatgtagGTGCTTCGCATCCTCTTGATGAATTACCACCTTCTCCAGATACTCTTTACACCATTTCTTTCACATCTGGAACTACTGGTGCTAAGCCTAAGGGTGCTATGTTGACCCAGAGAAATGCAACATGTGGTATGAGTTTCTTGTCATGTGCTGAAACTCATTCTCGTGGCAGGGATAGAGCATTCATTTTCTTGCCTTTGACTCATATCTACGAGAGAGAAACTAGTGGCTTTGCTCTTGTCACCGGATATTACTTGGGATTTCCTCAGTTAACTATCGGACATGACAAAGTTGATCCATTCACAAATTTGATCCAAGATTTGAGAATTTTCAAGCCTACTTATTTCTCAAATGTTCCCAGAATACTCACCAAGATGGAGGCActtgtgaaaaatttaaTCAATGAGATGAGTGCAGAAGATGCTGCTGAAGTTAAAAAGATCATTGAGttcaaacaacttgaacacAAGAGATACGACGGTTCCGAAGCTAAGAATGCTCTCTACGACAACTTCCCTGCGTACAAGTCATTACAAGAGGCTATGGGAatgacgaagttgaagtggATGCAAACTGGTTCTGCTCCAGTGTCTCCTACTACCATAACTTTCTTGAAAGCTGCACTTAACATTGGTATAAGACAGTTGTATGGGTTGACAGAATCGTTTGGGGGCATTACGAGTACTCCCGAATACGAAGCAGAACCTGGTTCTTGTGGAAGTATTTCTCCAACTATCGAAGCAAGGTTGCGAAATGTCAGTGAAATGGGTTACAAAATAAACGACAATAAGGGTGAGTTTGTCATCAGAGGACACCAGATCTTCAAGGGCTATTATTacaacaaagaagaaactgatAAGGTGTTCAACTCAGAAGGTTGGTTTCATACAGGAGACATTGCAAGGGTAGACAAGAATGGTAGGTTCTTCATAATAGACAGggtgaagaacttcttcaagttggctcAAGGAGAATACATTTCGCCAGAGAAGATCGAAAACAGATATTTATCTTCTAACCCTATCATTTCTCAACTTTATGTTCATGGCGACTCGTTGCAATCGTTCTTGGTAGGAGTTGTGGGTGTCGATTTCGAAAAGGgtttgaagttcttgaacgatGTTTGTGGCTACAACCGAATTGACATGTCTTCGGAAGAAATGATAGAAACCATTAATCGTGTtgatatcaagaagaaattcttAGATATCATCAACGAAAACGTTAAGGACAAGTTGAGTGGTTATGAAAAGTTGCATAACATTCACATTGAAATTAATCCCTTAACAGTAGAACGAAACGTAGTAACTCCTACGCTCAAGATTAAGAGGGGTTTTGCTTCTCAGTTCTTCTCAGATGTCTTCCATCGTTTGTATAACTTGGAACAGTCTCTCTTGCTGGAAGCTAACTATTTGAAATCAAAGCTTTGAACAAG includes these proteins:
- the LACS1 gene encoding Long-chain-fatty-acid--CoA ligase 2 (Long-chain acyl-CoA synthetase 2) (Fatty acid activator 2) (go_function catalytic activity~go_process metabolism); its protein translation is MSLYPANNRSKEEALASLPISSISITNSVVVSGASADGNYSAVYRNSASPDKLISSIHPDLDTYHKLFNNAVARYGNRPCLGQRPFNYQTKQSASYYKNYTYNQVNQRKKNLGAGIIYSLQNNAFTNYNLESHRKIRDHLKNWLSYGVTTNATENTNEQIEKSASFIVSIFSANRYEWILTDLACTAFSITNTALYDTLGPDVTKYILELTSSPIVVCSYDKISTILDLKEKYPIELESIISIVSMDPFSTINNSLLAKASRLKVEISDLGQIEDVGASHPLDELPPSPDTLYTISFTSGTTGAKPKGAMLTQRNATCGMSFLSCAETHSRGRDRAFIFLPLTHIYERETSGFALVTGYYLGFPQLTIGHDKVDPFTNLIQDLRIFKPTYFSNVPRILTKMEALVKNLINEMSAEDAAEVKKIIEFKQLEHKRYDGSEAKNALYDNFPAYKSLQEAMGMTKLKWMQTGSAPVSPTTITFLKAALNIGIRQLYGLTESFGGITSTPEYEAEPGSCGSISPTIEARLRNVSEMGYKINDNKGEFVIRGHQIFKGYYYNKEETDKVFNSEGWFHTGDIARVDKNGRFFIIDRVKNFFKLAQGEYISPEKIENRYLSSNPIISQLYVHGDSLQSFLVGVVGVDFEKGLKFLNDVCGYNRIDMSSEEMIETINRVDIKKKFLDIINENVKDKLSGYEKLHNIHIEINPLTVERNVVTPTLKIKRGFASQFFSDVFHRLYNLEQSLLSEANYLKSKL